Proteins encoded in a region of the Streptacidiphilus rugosus AM-16 genome:
- a CDS encoding CpaF family protein encodes MIGELRGQVATQLAARTAEAGALEVEDREQLGWQLVVETVARWGTDYAATTKPLSKAQESEVAQAVFDDLFRAGRLQPLLNDPGVEDIRICGNDPVEVIYQDRPRAILPPLVASDADLVTLINQLARTQGQGERTLSPAGPTLNMRLVDGSRLTAAYLVTPRPQVVIRKHRLRSTHLGDLVGWGTLDSVLAQFLAAAVRARKNIFIVGGQGAGKTSLLRAMSREIAPGERIGTLESEFELWLHELEGGPQVVPFEEREGNGERDAQGRLLGQITMADLFPQLLRMSLRRVIVGEVRSVEVVPMLHAMNEGEGGSMCTLHARTARSAIDRVVTLCLESGIGMTTELAYRLIAQAVDFIVYIRQVDETEIGGVKHRFVEEVLEVTGIGEGGRPAVQRIFAPRGDGEAREPRGVPHTTPLCIDDLERAGFNRQWLHNPAGSWGPKPQTVRPL; translated from the coding sequence GTGATCGGGGAGCTGCGCGGGCAGGTCGCCACCCAGCTGGCGGCCCGCACGGCCGAGGCCGGTGCGCTGGAGGTCGAGGACCGTGAGCAGCTGGGCTGGCAGCTGGTGGTCGAGACGGTCGCGCGGTGGGGCACCGACTACGCGGCCACGACGAAGCCGCTGAGCAAGGCGCAGGAGAGCGAGGTCGCGCAGGCGGTCTTCGATGACCTGTTCCGCGCTGGCCGTTTGCAGCCGCTGCTGAACGACCCCGGGGTGGAGGACATCCGGATCTGCGGCAACGACCCGGTCGAGGTCATCTACCAGGACCGCCCCAGGGCGATCCTGCCGCCGCTGGTGGCCTCCGACGCCGACCTGGTGACGCTGATCAACCAGCTGGCCCGCACCCAGGGACAAGGCGAGCGGACCCTGTCGCCTGCGGGGCCGACGCTGAACATGCGCCTGGTCGACGGCTCCCGCCTCACGGCCGCCTACCTGGTCACCCCGCGCCCGCAAGTCGTCATCCGCAAGCACCGCCTGCGCTCCACCCACCTCGGTGACCTGGTCGGCTGGGGCACCCTCGACAGCGTTCTGGCACAGTTCCTGGCCGCAGCCGTCCGCGCCCGCAAGAACATCTTCATCGTCGGCGGCCAAGGCGCCGGGAAAACCAGCCTGCTGCGCGCGATGTCCCGCGAGATTGCGCCCGGGGAACGGATCGGGACGCTGGAGTCGGAGTTCGAGCTGTGGCTGCACGAACTCGAAGGCGGACCCCAGGTCGTCCCGTTCGAGGAACGCGAGGGCAACGGCGAACGCGACGCTCAAGGCAGACTGCTGGGCCAGATCACCATGGCCGACCTGTTCCCGCAGTTGCTCCGCATGTCGCTGCGCCGCGTCATCGTCGGCGAGGTCCGTTCCGTGGAGGTCGTGCCAATGCTGCACGCCATGAACGAGGGCGAGGGCGGGTCGATGTGCACACTCCACGCCCGCACCGCCCGCTCCGCGATCGACCGCGTCGTCACCCTGTGCCTGGAGTCCGGCATCGGGATGACCACCGAACTGGCATACCGCCTCATCGCCCAGGCCGTCGACTTCATCGTCTACATCCGCCAGGTCGACGAGACCGAGATCGGCGGCGTCAAGCACCGCTTCGTAGAAGAGGTCCTGGAGGTGACCGGCATCGGGGAAGGCGGCCGCCCCGCCGTGCAGCGGATCTTCGCGCCCCGCGGCGACGGCGAGGCCCGCGAACCCCGAGGCGTCCCCCACACCACCCCGCTGTGCATCGACGATCTCGAACGCGCCGGCTTCAACCGCCAATGGCTCCACAACCCGGCCGGGTCCTGGGGCCCCAAGCCGCAGACAGTGAGGCCCCTGTGA
- a CDS encoding type II secretion system F family protein, with the protein MTPSLMALIAAVAAGASAIGLLVAVAAWAGWLGDEHARRRGRGERKLRALAGLDGGAGRAAWWAGHRTRVLTGLAVLVVVWLATGWPIAGLLSGIAAANISWLFNPGREHAEKINRLEGLEEWVRRMSDIHTVGLSLEGAVIRSVATVPDSIAAPVRLLAGRLGAGWPPDGAYRAFADDLDDVTADMIVALMLLHVQDRGAGLGKALKDLSASVAEEVLMRRKVEADRAKPRANMRWITVFCLVVFGLSMFSGAYVGPYSSVGGQLAMIAFAVVFVLLLVWMRRMANLRPVPRFLSPADRTLSPAERAHAADERTGRSQR; encoded by the coding sequence GTGACTCCTTCGTTGATGGCCCTGATCGCCGCAGTGGCCGCTGGCGCCAGCGCGATCGGACTCCTGGTGGCCGTCGCGGCCTGGGCGGGATGGCTGGGAGACGAGCATGCGCGGCGGCGCGGCCGCGGCGAGCGGAAGCTGCGGGCCCTGGCCGGGCTGGACGGCGGAGCCGGGCGGGCTGCCTGGTGGGCCGGGCACCGCACCAGGGTGCTCACCGGGCTCGCGGTGCTGGTGGTCGTGTGGCTGGCGACAGGCTGGCCGATTGCCGGGCTGCTGTCCGGGATCGCCGCGGCGAACATCAGCTGGCTGTTCAACCCGGGCCGTGAGCACGCCGAGAAGATCAACCGGCTGGAGGGGCTGGAGGAGTGGGTGCGGCGCATGTCCGACATCCACACCGTCGGCCTGTCCCTGGAGGGTGCGGTCATCCGCTCGGTGGCCACGGTCCCGGACTCGATCGCCGCGCCGGTCCGGCTCCTGGCCGGACGGCTGGGCGCTGGCTGGCCGCCCGATGGCGCCTACCGGGCCTTCGCGGACGACCTGGACGACGTCACCGCCGACATGATCGTCGCCCTGATGCTGCTTCACGTCCAGGACCGCGGCGCAGGCCTGGGCAAAGCCCTGAAGGACCTGTCCGCGTCGGTGGCCGAGGAGGTACTGATGCGGCGCAAGGTCGAGGCCGACCGGGCCAAGCCGCGCGCCAACATGCGCTGGATCACCGTGTTCTGCCTGGTCGTATTCGGGCTGTCGATGTTCTCGGGCGCTTACGTCGGCCCCTACAGCAGCGTCGGCGGACAACTCGCCATGATCGCCTTCGCGGTCGTGTTCGTGCTGCTCCTGGTGTGGATGCGCCGGATGGCGAACCTGCGACCCGTGCCCCGCTTCCTCTCGCCGGCCGACCGCACCCTCTCCCCCGCCGAACGCGCCCACGCCGCCGACGAGCGGACGGGAAGGAGCCAGAGGTGA